The sequence below is a genomic window from Corythoichthys intestinalis isolate RoL2023-P3 chromosome 4, ASM3026506v1, whole genome shotgun sequence.
gtcttcagacagctgttttgaccgagccatgatgcacatcagacaattgaCAGAAATTCAGATGAGACAGAAAttgtctcatcaagacaattcttatcagatgtgttttatagtgggcagggcagctttaaaccactcatcagtgattgggcacacacctgacttaaattgttttgtaaaaattggtttcaattgctctttaagtctcctttggcagagggttcacttccttatttttcccccttctttcaaTGTTTTCATGCTATaaccattgaaatatgaaaacctatatatatatatatatatatatatatgtttgggtggttttagttatagcagacactgttttttcatctgtgttattttgacaaagatcaggtcatatttggtgattttatgcagaaatgtgagaaattccaaaagggtcagatactttttcataccactgtacatacaatCATTGAGACTTTTTAACATGTTGATACTTTTGACCAGAAGgtccaatatttatttatttttttaaaacaccaaAAAGTTAAGCATTCTCATGCCATTTCTTCAGAAATGAGCATTTTCCAGTATTTTATCAttagattacaaaaaaaaaaaatgataagatTTTTATACCCAACGGTGTTGTTTCGAATCCCAGGAAAAACAAGAGCGCGCCATCGGCTTGCTTGTCTCCCTCGGACCCCAGCCGGGTACCGAAGTCACTCCGTGGTACATGAAATCGGGCCCGGAGACGGAAGAAGAGAGGAAAGAAAGGGAGAAGAGGAATGAACAGAGGAACGACAAAAGAAAAGAGTTAAGCGAGGAGGAGCGGGAGAAGAAGGATCGCCGGTTGAAGGACAGTTTGGACCCGTTGAAGGAGATGAAGAAAGCAATGGGGGAGACGGCCGCCAAGATACACAAGAGCaagaaaaaggacaaaaaagacagaggggaaaaaaggaaaagtGGGGAAAGGTAAGGATGAAAGTGAAAGTTCAACTTTTTCGAAGGTCCCGATTCATAACCGCACCACTCATCTGGTCTCATCAGCTCCATTGAGAAACTCAGAGCGGAGCGTCTTCAGCGCGAGGCGGAGGAGCAGCGGCGGGCAAAAGCGCTGCTCGCTCAACGCAACGGCAAGGACAAGCGCGAGGACATGGAAGTGAACGAGCGCGAACGGCCGTACAATAGCGCCTACTTCCCGGAGCTGGCGCGCAAGCGGCAACGGCGTGACAGGGACAGCTGGAGGGACGAGATTTTGAAAttgtaattttgtttgtttattcccAAAAATGAAACTTCAGTTGAGAATTGGCGCATGACGTATTTTGTAAATATTCACGTAGATATTATGAGTGACTTTGATGTATTATACAAGTGACGGAAGTGAAGTCGCTAGCTAAGGTATTacttactgtatgttgtcgACCTTGTTGAtgtaatattgtagtgcagttgTACACCAGTGCAAAACTACAACCCGtagtaaaataaatgccttAAATAAATATTGCATTGTGTGGAACTACTAATACAGTATAATCTTTGAGATGGGTTttacccaagggcgtaggtttggtctcaacattggtaaggacgatataatagcataacctgcatgtacactttttgctcgggatgggccattaataaaaccaaacagattgggtgaaccggtgtcagggctacatttctcacgaatatcaacctaattaattgatatgctaaatcagagGTGCTCATTACATCaatcacgatcgaccagtcgattGCAACTTTAGTAGGGGTAACTCgcggcaccccccccccccaaaaaaaaccccatttttaaaaaatgtacatagtcgattatgttgtgttgtgtgattaatagggttgttccgatcatgtttttttggtcccgatctgatcccgatcgttttagtttgagtatctgccaatcccgattgcttttttttgctcccgattcaattccaatcattcccgataatttttcccgatcatatacattttggcaatgcattaagaaaaaaatgaataaaacttggacgaatatatacattcaacatacagtacataagtactgtatttgtttattatgacaataaatcctcaagatggcatttacattattaacattctttctgtgagagggatccacggatagaaagacttgtgactttgtatattgtgactaaatattgccatctagtgtatttgttgagcttgcagtaaatgatactgtggccatgcccaaatgcctgatgggaagtggaaccatgactgtgcgtagtgctaccaattgatatatcttctctgcgttgggaaataacataagatgttaagaaaaagatcaattgctaccttgcttccccacattgcttcccatgatgtttctaatcgtaggaagagggattgtaaggctttagccaattaaaaaaaaaagctccaaaggctgccaaaattcactctactcatttaacgctgccttttatctctctatataggtaaaacggccccattacagattgagcgcgacaatgcgtgagtgggtcgtgcagcgcatacattaattgcgataaatattttaatgtgacacattttttaatagattaattgccgccgttatcaggatatttttgttaaccctaccttaagcctaaactaaagactctggatcagTGTaacatgtctgtaacgttaaatacaattagaaaacgatttaattaaaaaatatatatatattaaaaaaaggcatggcctatatttttttgccgattccgatactttgaaaatgacgtgatcggacccgatcgatcgggacatttcTAGACGATTAacatgaggttatgcagcacctctctctaagcagcagcTTGCACATGTTTTTatagttctatagtttccagcagagttcactacatttctcacagcttaattaatgttaactgtagaaaacacaaacagaaggacacttctgtctaagcagcttcctactcgagattTGCAGgtcagcaagttcacacagtttaatgttttgctaactctgatgcaacaTTGGCGTCAggtgctgctggccaaaaaaaaaacttctaatatccctcctcttcgaagggggtggaggaggtggCTTGTtttttgacatgtatttctgttggggttgtgtgagtgtgtgtgttgggggtgggtcaagtcatcagccaatgaaacctgcgtttgaggggggaaaaaatggcccggcacattcagcaagttaaatggtgtaaatgtaagtttgaaatAGTTAACTTCATAATGGTAGAGTGACTatagtcaattctatccttacaacatatgtgaAGACAGCCTAAATGACTGACTTtctgtagcaaaattagtggtgtgttctccacttccacaacattgatgtcttttttttccatgacttacagtgactgctgctgctggccggaaaaaaacaaaacaaactaatatccctcctcttcgaaggggtcggaggaggaggaggcatGACATTATTCTGTTGCAGCTGTACATGTGTGTGTGAGTTGGGGTTGGGGGTCCAAGTCATCAgctaatcaaatgtgcgtttcagGGGAaataaatggaccggcacattcagcaagtgaaaagggggaaATATAAGTCTAAACATAATCAAAATAAgtgacttaataatggtagggtcaattctatcgctACAACATATGGGCAGACAatataaatgacctatatattgaactcattatatcatgcatataaggttgcttaaaatttggtagggacaatttgagcatcctgaaaagttgctagtattatgtccctaccgtctctatgcaaacctacgcccttagtTCTACCTATTTCTACACTTTAATTGGAATATTACTCATTGTGAGTGGGAGGGCTGGCTACTCCAGACAAATTGGAATGgaagtctatcgccgtcaacggtAGTGAAACAATCATGCAATGCTAGCCttcccatttaaaatggaaTTGATGTCTTTAAATGGCAGTGAAGTTAAGGGATACAAGCAAAAATTAATCCAGCGGTATAAGGATACTgcaatatatatacagggtggCCCAAAAATTACTGGCCCACATAAAAAATTCATAACATTTTTATTTCTGAATATTCAGAGCATTAAGAACTACCCTTCAGACATCACCATGCGCAAATGTAGCACCGAGGAAGGAATCctcattatacagtggtacttttGAGTCCCACGGGTCAATTTTGGAAACGCAGATTTCTTACGTCAGTATTTCAATATCAGAGTTGCCCTGAGCTAAAACACGATTCGAGGAATAGTTAGCCTTCCCGATCATGGGAGATCAAAAACTGCACCCTGCTCCTGATAACGGCTAGCAATTCCTCAAATTGGGTTTTTGCTCGAGGCATCTCTGGTGTTGAAATGTCAATGGTAAAAAAGTTGCGTTTCTGAAACTGACCCAAGGGAATCAAAAGTACCACTAGAACAATCAGGGGCGCTGGaattcactcacagcagggggtgctgaggtttttttttgtgtttcccatccaaaaacgaCCGTTTCGGTCCATATTTGTCATGCTTGCGCGATTTCTTCATACAGGGCGTGCACAATGGTAGTACacatgcatgctggatagtgTACGTAGTTCaattaggctactacaaagacagtgttctatttcacctacagtgtgcgtgttagagtttttgtattggaaataaaagcgcccatatattataatgcaaatccctgcAGCTAGACCgtgcaatgacacacaaacacatttgaaaacttacattttcattgaaaaatactgtgtatatatatatatatatatatatatattttttttttttaaattgaacaatacaaaacatacaaataaCAGACAATACAAAGCAACCAGTTCACATAGAATATAACCTTCTCAACATGTTTACATCCTaagacataccaaaaaaaaataaaaaatacataaaaataataattcaagagGAAACTAAGTATATTATAAGCTAAACAATTTTGCATGAGCTTCTAGAGTAGGCTTGCATTTATTTGTATCATATTAAGTGATTcaaattcaaccaaaaaaatgtttaaatctggatttactttttgaaatttagatttATAAATATGAAATTTCCCTAGCAATATATAAAGATTTAAtatagtaattatttttttgtctttggatTCAAATACAGTAATGATTGTTTTTCCCTTCAAGTCAATGTTTAGTTTAGTTTGACATAAAATATATGTTTAAAGATCCGTCCAAATGGGGCAACCATAAAACAAATGAGTCACGCTTTCAGGTTCAGTCTTAGAAAATATACATTTGTTGTCAATATCCTTAAAACGAGACAAGTACACATCTCTGGTTTATATGGATCACACAATGAGTAATTTATTACGTGTGCATGTTATGTTGTGGGTGTGTCCAATTAAGAGCGAATGATACTTCTTAAACCCATCATACACAATTACACTCCATATCATTTCAATAAAACTTCATAAGCAGTGTAAATGTCAATATCTTAAACGTGAGTgcccatttatttattatcacaGTACCACGCCATGACAATGCGCGCCGTGCgggtgtgacgtcacccggcggGGGCTGTGGGTATATTTTTGGGTGGTGGGGGGCGCACGCGTACAAGAGGAGGAGGTGTGGTGGGGTGACTGTGGTTGGATGTTGTCATGTATGAGCAGCCTGAGGATGCACAATAGCGGGTCGAGACCACCGTGCAGAATTGCGGAttagaagaggaggaggagggaggaagGCGCTTttatcccacaaaaaaaaaaaaaaaaaaaaaaaaaaaatagaaaagagGGGGTGCAAGGAAGGAAGGAGGCAACCCGGGACCGGAGGACACCgatgctgttgttgttgtggcgGCGACGATGCGGCCCCACTGCTGGCTGATGGTGGCTCTGGCGGGGGTCATGTCGTACATCAGCCCGGAGAGAGCGCTCGGAGCCCCGCAGAGGGAAGGTGAGTCGAGTCGGTGTAGAGACGGAGGATGGAAGGATGAAAGAAAGCGAGGAGGGGGTTGAATTCAATAGCTGTCAACGAAGGGGGGAGTCTTTATTATGCTTTATTTTCAACGTGGTGGTAGATAATGCCAATGATTATTGCAGCAGGAGAATGGTGCATGCATGCAGTGATGCAAATAAAACGGAatcgtggtggtggtggtgaagGGGGGGTTGTCTCGCAATGTTGGGCCTCACATCGAtggtattcaattaaaaaaaaaaaaaaagacatatttGTCAGGCTTTGAAGCAATGCTAGCTTCTATTTATAAGAATTTTTACACCCCCCTCCATCTCACGCCTCTTTTGTGAGATGTCACAGTTGAGCAATATGAGCATGTCTTTGTGTTGTTTTGATATAGGGCCTAATGGAAAAGGCCTTctataggttaggttaggtttctCCTGTTTGTATGACTCATATCTAACATAAAATagaaaatgtacattttttgaTATTGTttatgatgattgtgttcaccccccatcaacaaaaatgcaagggACTTCTTTGCAACTCAGCAGGTAGTCGTCCACTTGCAGTCAAAAGTGTCAACTTTGCACGCAACAAGCGTCGCTTGTCTTGACGTGTCACACATTTAGCTCAGCGTTACTCGCGCACTATTTTGGGAGATTCATGCATTTTTAAATGGACTTTGAAATTTATGCATGCAGTGTTGACAGTGAGATGACCTTGCCAAGGAATCGCTTGGAAGGAATGTATGACAGTGGTGGTTTGACTTACGAGTTTGAATTTAgaccttggctgccattgacagcaatagacgtccactccatttgaagtgggagaggtGGCaggcaccctcccacttcagatggattggacttctactcgtgataaactcattgtatttatttaaacgATAAACTTTTGATCGCACCctcgtttgaaaaaaataaactgtGAGTCCGTCCTTTTCTATTGGATCTTTTAATACGAGTAGCAAACAATTAAACCAGTCAAGATAGAGCAGAGGAACCAATGTCAGCGCACCTTTGGCCTATTATTGTCACAATACTAAAATGTTCAACTCCGCAtcggtacacaaaaaaatactCGATACCATtttattatagggctgtcaaaggattaaaaatttttaatcgagttaattacagcttaaaaattaattaatcgtaagtaatcgcaattcaaaccatctataaaatatgccatatttttctgtgaattattgttggaatggaaagatggatatatatacattcagcatacggtacataagtcctgtatttgtttattttaacaataattcaacaagatggcattaaaatgattaacattctcttaaagtgatccatggatagaaagacttgtagttcttaaaagataaatgttggtacaagttatagaaatttaataataaaaccaatcaatgttttcgttttattaaaatttgtaaaattttcaatcaaaaaataaactagtaggtcgccattgttgatgtcaataattacaccatgctcactcatggtactaacccataaaatcagttggacccaagcgccagcagagggcgccaaacatcaaaaaacaagtaacaagcgggcattacactctactgtaattttaatctgtttgagcggggcatgtgcgttaattgctttaaatattttaacgtgattaatttaaaagattcattaccgcccgttaacacgaaaattttgacagccctatcttgttataatacatacattttaaaaagatgAAAGTTTCTCAATTGGTGGTCCATAGACTTAATAATATATTGACGAGACATGGGGCAcgtggccgattcatagggggcctatctccgtcaaagctgaccgggtGGAAACACCGACAAAGAcccttttatgttgaaaattcttgtgaaaaaatgcttaaatcactgaattctttatagatatggacgtaaaacagtctcgattcttggttaaaagcaaaaaaaatgggcagttagcatttatttttcgtaaatatgtcgaatgtgctgctagtctttaagccactatggcgccaccttatcaccacaaagagctttttacgttgaaaattcatgtgaataaatgcgtaaatgcctgaattctttatagatatggacgtaaaacagtcctgattcatggttaaaagcagaaaaacgggcagttagcatttaccgtatatgcccgaatataagacggtgttttttgcattgaaataagactgaaaaatagggggtcgtcttatattcgcggtttagaccttatacccattcacgacactagatggcaccagatatcattgaagcgatgttctgtcatgacagatctcagctactctcaagtttgacCAGTTTGcagtattttattgcaatgtttttccttattcagatttgtttcaagactacagttacagttagacttcactttgatggtgcagtcattgcaattttgttgttttatcacaatagattggtttgtttacatttcaaaaaccagaagccattcatttacgaatgtgattgcactttagtctacatatttaaatgttcagatattaagctttgaatgaggcaaaataacaagctttttctctcaaatatgttgttataatcgtttgtttcagatgtactataccgtaattttcggactataagcggctactttttcccttcattttgaattctgcgacttatagtccagtgcggcttatttgttgatttatttgggttaatagataacactttatttgacagcggcgtcataagaccgtcataattatgacatgacactaacatgggcattactgaatgcttatgacaaatgtcattaagtgtcatccggcaaattatgtcactaactccatttctaTTCACCgctgatcttttacatccactcaaaagtgacataatttgcctgatAACACTAAATAATATCTGTTATAAACaaacattaatgctcatgacagtgtcatgtcttaattatgatgatcttatgacgcagctgtcaaataaagtgttaccaaataccataacttccaattaataaaacaactggaacagtagctgaagaaataattagcacagaacatgaattttgattgttatttacatctgtagcgctgcaatgcatgctagg
It includes:
- the leng1 gene encoding leukocyte receptor cluster member 1; its protein translation is MNILPKKSWHVRNKDNVARVRRDEAKAAEEEREAKRRVERAEQEARTEFLRRKARAALQTEGGVNREITKEEHSGASEHLNLFTVEESVEKKDNEEYIKEKKEEQEKQERAIGLLVSLGPQPGTEVTPWYMKSGPETEEERKEREKRNEQRNDKRKELSEEEREKKDRRLKDSLDPLKEMKKAMGETAAKIHKSKKKDKKDRGEKRKSGESSIEKLRAERLQREAEEQRRAKALLAQRNGKDKREDMEVNERERPYNSAYFPELARKRQRRDRDSWRDEILKL